The Eublepharis macularius isolate TG4126 chromosome 7, MPM_Emac_v1.0, whole genome shotgun sequence sequence ACTTACTATCCAGTTTCCTTATGTCCTATCGGTTACTTTAAGATCCCACTGTGTAGTTTTTTATCGTTTAATGCCAGTCTTAGAATTTCTTgtgctgtttcaacatttcttcaactctgtatggaatttttgctgatgttatgtctttgcacatttgcattcaTATACTCCCTATTGCctcgtttattgaaatgtccttgataccgactgtgctaatctcacactatgtaatccaccttgagaaaggtggactataaatgacacaaacaataAAGTGGCAGCCAGACTATTGCAGCAAAAGGTGCCGCTTGGCAGGAGGCCCTGCAGTACAGTGGTTCGAACGTTCCATTCAAAAACTCCATTTTGCTTTTACTTCTCccttggtggtggggagtgccctcaagtcatagctgacatttggcaacccctggtggggttttcatggcaagagactagaggtggtttgccattgcctgcctctgcaaccttggtcttcgttgtaggtctcccacccaattactaaccaaggccgaccctgcttagcttctgagatgtaatGAGACCAGGATCACCTGGGCTGCCCCTTATGCAAATCAAATTtggtttcccacccaccccatttttcCTATTCATCCCCCTTCCTGGATTGTACAAATGTTTCATTGTTTTGGTGTATAAATGAGCCAATGGTTCTGTACCATGCCACATGCTGCACCAGTAAGCTGTTTTGGCTCGTTAAAATCCATGGGCCTTGGGCATATGGAAGGGCTTAGCACCAAAGCCACGTGCTCCAGCAAACtgcctgccaactctgggttgagaaattcctgaacatTCTGCGGTGAAGCCTAGGAAAGGACGGGGTTTGCAGAGGGGAAAGCagtcagtagggtataatgccagagagtctgtcctccaaagctgccgttttctccagaactgatctctgttgtctggaaatcagttgtaattccaggaactcTCCAGCTCTTCACTCAAATTTGGGCTGAATCCTGTGCCAAAAACGATGTATTTTTTCTGCAAATGTACAGAATTGTAGCGCAAGTACAGCCTTGTTTGTTTCTTCTGCTTCTCTCATTGGTCAAAACACACTTCATAAAGTTGTAAGGATGGAAAACATctcgagatcaggctcacccccTAAAAGAAGATTAGGATTGATTTTGGTTTCATTCATACCCTATCACCAAATGTGGgaggtttattcatttattcatttatttgtgtacgtcatttatagtccgcctttctcactgagactcaaggcggattacatagtgtgagattagtacaatcaatatcaaggacatttccatacagtatcaagggcatttccataaacaaaatgtcatagggtttttaaaagacagccttagcaaggatccaatacagagctgaagaattgctgaaacagaacacaattaattctaggactgacattagataacatgaagcacaggtagtttataggagtacatattcaaagcaacagataatatgcaaggcaacatagagaaagcccatgtacaggctgctgttgatttcgcccgcgtgcagactggcacctgcaagagaaccTGTTCTGAtcagcgaagctgccgtggagggacatagggagggaggcagtcccttaggtatgctgggccaaggccatgaagagctttgtatgtaataaccaataccttgaattgagcacggtaactgataggtagccaatggagtgactgtaggatgggagtgattttcatgctcctgctcgctcctgctaatagtcgagctgcagcattttgcctTTTTTCACCAGCAAACTGGACAGTCCTGTAAACAAAGCAATACATACCTAGCTAATATCCAAAGATAAATTCATATCATATGGTGAGCAAACTCACACTATTGCTGAGCACTGGAAACAGGTTTGAGGTAAATTTCACATGATTTGTCTCCATTTCACCATATGGGGGCATGTGTAAAAATGACCATAGAACAATGACAGGGAAATGTCACCTTGTGGTTACATTACCTGTAAAAAATACTCACCAGAGAAATATTACCATTGCTGAAGTGGCAGTAAATTAGTGAAGGACAAACATTTCTCCTTCCTACTGATGTCTCCTGCAGGCATGCTTAGAAGAGGCTGTTGTGAAGATGTGTGAATTCCTCTTACAGCTTTTGCCTTAGATTTTAATGTTGGTTTTATTGATTGTATTTTAAAGTTTCAGTAGCTGTGTTCCAGCCCTGACATGGGATAGCCCagttgagcctgatctcgtcagatctcagaagctaagtagggttagcCTTGGTAAGTAACTGGAAGGGAAatctccaacaaagatcaggtttgcagaggcaggcaatggcaaaccacctctgttagactctcttgccatgaaaaccctgccaggggtcgccgtaagtcatctatgacttgagggcactttccaccaccaggcaTGTtcaggaggtttttttaaaatgtgaatagcAATCAATGGCTATCCCAACCTCCTCAATGCTTCAAAAAGGCTCTGCAATCCCAAGTCATACAAGATGATGCCTTTTGGGAAAACACAAGACCAAAATCTCCTTTGCAGCATGCATCTTGTCAGGTGCAGTTTTTGGGAATCTGCCTATTGTAAACATGTTTTCTATCAGCTTTGATATACTAGAAAAGTGAGTTAAAAAACTACTTTCAGTAACAAGCATGATTGAAACTTTGAGGCAGTAGATGAGTGGATAACGAACCAGATGTCCAAAACAAGCGTCCAGATGTCCAAAACAAGCCAAAGTTTAGCAGATTGGGCATGAACACAGTCTGTTGCCAGGCTAGTGGCTCACACCTACCCCCTTCATTCTCCTTTTGCAAATGGATCTGGATTCAAAACTTCCTTGTTTCAGCACTTTCTGATGCAGTCGCCTCCAGATGTCCTGATGAACAGGAAACTGATCAAACCAGGAAGATGTGGTCCTTGACTGCAAGGAGCAGAGAGGTGGGAGGAATTGCGCAAGCACAGCAAGACGCTATGTTCGTGTCCGGCCTTGTAATTTAATCTTGGCTCATCACAATGTTTCGATGCAGCCAATTTCTGAAATGAGCTGGGACAGTAAAGCACCAGTCCAGGTGAAGGCAACCGTGGCTGAGCTCTATTAAAATGCAACAGAACGTAAGAATCAAATAGGCAATACcatatggctgttttggagacTGGGGAAAGGAGCGTTTAACTCTTCCCCTCCAGCCCTCTTAATAGCTCAGACACCTTTCCCAAGTTACAATCAattctgcaaggggagggaggagacctACTTgtctgcctcctccccctcctgggaaGGAAACATCAGCTTTGAAGGGGTGatttacacagcaggaggggCCTGGGAAGAAAGGGTTGAACACACCTTTTCCCAGTTTCCAAGAGAGCCACATGGTgctgcttattattattatttttaagtagGTCTTAATCCTGGATTCCTCAAGGTTTATCAATCTTGGTCCCAAGTTAggtatgaccagggctttttttcagctggaacgcagtggaatggagttccgaaacctcttgaaaatggtcacatggctggtggccccgccccctgatctccagacagaggggggtttagattagtctggagattagggggcggggccaccagccatgtgaccattttctcccagagcaacccactgagttccaccacctcttttcccagaaaaaaaaacgtGGGTATGACTATGCTGCTCCTTTAGTTTCAGCAAGACTTAAGTCATCACTTAATTTAGCTGAATCATGGCCAAGGCCTTCAAAGACTGCAATCTTCTGCACACTTACCTGGGTGTAAATTTCACTCAACATACCGGGGCTTGCTTCCAAGAAAATATGCACAGTACTGTACAGTACAGGAGTTAACAGCCAGGGTGATTActtgcaatcctatgtagaattactccagtctaaacccagtgAGATTAACAGTCTTAGACTAGAGTATagtataggactgcactgtgcaTCTTACtggttcttttattttaaaaacttttaaagaatctggaaaaaaaaccctgcttatatCAGGGTCCTCCCCCAACAAATACTGGAGAAACAAACCACACTTAGAAAAATGAAAGCCGTTTTTTATTATTGTCTCCACAGCCAGTCATTTGACATGAACATGCATACGTAATTTGGCTACGCAcacaccacttttttttaaaccttAGTTATTAAAGTACGACATACATCCTTACAAAAACGAGTCAAAATgcaaacttaatttttttaaaaacaaacagtttTTACtcgattcttttttttttcttaaaaaaaagtttgtgttGGGTACCATTTGTACAAACACAGTTAATTTAAACAAACCTGTTCTTAAGTTTTCTTCCGGTTGCACATGAAAAAGCTGCAATAGAAAATGAAGTCACTgaaggtttcttttctttttaaatagcaGAAATAGGCAGTGTCGCCATGCACGAGAAGCAATATTAAATATTagtttttcaaaaaacaaaagggaaaaaaaacacgtTTAAAAATATTTAGTTCAAGTCACAGAATTCTCCCCAGTACAGAGAAATCCAATATGCAATGCAGAATTAGCTGCCACGCAAAATGGCCGTTCTGAAAGGTAAAAAATACCTTCCAGAGTTCATACTTTTAATTGAGTTTGGCACAGAAAAAGAAGTTATCAACAGACTCGAGAATGAGaacgtgatttttaaaaaagggggggcggggaagagAGGATGAGAAGGAAAACAATCAAAAGCCAGACCGAACAAGATAGTAGTTGCAATcacttaaaattttttaaaaaaagatctgtgCATCTCAGTCATTGCAGAATACTGTCTTCTTTATACAGCAGGGCATAATTTCCAGGTAACCGTTATTGCAACATTGATTTAATTTGCTTGGAGGTAGTCTCATCATTCAAATGTTTTGTTGTGTACCTATAAAGGGAGGGTAGAAAAGAAGTTACCAATGCATAAACTGAATTTTTCTTAACGAGCAGCCCGATCCTTTAAAAGTCAAGGGGGGGAGGACATAAATATATgttccagtgggggggggcaactcTGGTCATCTGGAAAGCTGATTTGTCCCTACCTGGTCCTCTGAATTGGGGGCACCCAAAGGATCTGAGAAAGAGGCTTTGCTCCTTCTTCTCAAGGAAAACTTGACCCCTCTCCTTCTTTCTAGCACAACGCTACATACATCTTACTAAATTCTTTGCTAATTCCAATGCCAGTTAAATCAGCTGCAAAGTTTTTGTATCTTAACTGAGGTTTAAGATATTGTTGAAGTATAACTTGAGGTTACTTTTTGGCTGATGgctccatttctttttttaaattttattactgGTGTGCTTTAACTAGTTTTAACTTGCTCAGAAGATCCCTTGTATAAATGACATACAAATGACTTTAAACAGTGCTAGACATTAGGCATTTCTGCAAATACTGTGGAAAACTTCCAGTGCCCCCATAACTGCAGTTCTGTACTAGTTCTTGACACTGCAGTTCTACAGAGCCAGGCAGTTATTAAACCTCTGCTATCTTAAGCACAGCAATTTAGATGATATCATTTGCAGGAAGCACAGAGAATGAAATAAGGGGTGCAGAGTTCGGCATTCATTTTAAATGAATGGCAAGAAAAAACAAGTTCCTAGTCCCTTGGGGTTAGGAAGGTATCCTTTGAGTACGTCGGGACAATGTCCAAGGAATCTCAGCACTCAGAAAGAGAAAACTGAATGACATTTCCAGTGTCCTTGCCTCTCCCTGTAACTGGTACAACTGGAAATATTTAAAATAGCAAGAAACTGCAGAATAAACCTTGTGCTGTATTATTTATATGAcataaaatattataaatgtcACTGAATTTAGTTTTTTTCTGGGtgctgaattttaattttttaaaattattattaaaaatggaGAACACATGACCCTGCTCCCAAGCAAAAAATAAAGAGACAGGTTTAGACCTCATTCCAAGCTATTCAACTGATGTTCAATATGAAggagagttgcacctttctaagtctATTCAAgttaactctgctcaggatagcAACCCAAGCTGTCGGGCTCGTCAAGGGCAATTTTCTCAATATCTATTTCTATGCAATAAGAAGCAGCAACAGTAACAAACGGCTCCTCATTGGCAGCCTTGTCCAACAAGCCAGAAGCAAAGGAAAACCTCCGAGTCACCCATAACGGCACTTCTACCCGGTCAGGGCAGAGCCGAGAAGTCCCACCAAGTGTTGTGCTTGGATGGTCGCTGTGCCAACAGGTGCCAATCACTGGGCTCACTGTCAATTTGCCGTAAGACAGAACTTGGAACAATTCCACATTAAAGAGTTAAGTACCTGAGAGCATTTAGAAGGCCTTCTACACTGTTGGGAGGCTGGTCTTTGAGAACCTTGATGCAACCTTTCATCTGGAAatgaggagaaagaaagaaaaagtcagAAGTGGGTCTGGGTGGGCGAAACCATTCCACAGCCTGCAAACACTTATTTTAAACAAAAGTTCTGATCTGCATGGACTTCCACAATTCTCACATCTTCACAAAATGCCACCAGCCCTCACAATAAAGCAAGAGAACCCACACAGAGAACCACTCAACAGAGACATACTGGTTCACATGAACAACAGCTCCAACAAGTCCTGAGCCTGGAAACAGCACCATCGCTTGTATGCAAGAGCCATGTAATGTGTGAACTGGCCCCAAGTATGAACATGCAAGGTTTCCCTTTTATTGCCAGTCCATCTGATACTGCATGGTCTAcactgagcagcagcagctgtccatGGGCTCAGAGGTCTTTGCTGCCTTTATAACAGAGATGCCAGGGTTGAATCTAAgatcttctgcacacaaagcaagcACTCCAGTCCTCAGCCGCGCATGCATTAACTCTAAGAAGCACTCCCAATGTATTAAGATCTTTGTTCCTGGGGAGAACGCATGGATGTGGGCAAGGGGACGGGGTATTTGTATAATCACTTACATCAATTTTGGAAGTTTTAGCAAAAGCGCCTACTGGATGCACGTGGTCGTACAGAATGATCACACCAACCATTACCCTCAAGCAGAACGATACCGTTTCCTCATTTGTGAACCGGCTTCTGTATTCCCTACAAGTTTTCGtgaacacacaaacaaaaacGTAGTTACAGAAAGCAGAACTCTCACACAAGCAATTTGAGTTGCAATACATACACGGCTCCAGTGGAGCACCCTTCCAAAAGATAATGACCCTGTAAGAGACACAAATACTCACAAAAAGGACACAGCCTTGAGCCACAAGGGCTGGTGCCTGGCCATTTCTCCTGACAGTGCCGCACTGCAGGACACAACTTGCTAAAACCATTGTGATGATTAATCGCATGTTAATGGGTTGAAGCAGGTTCACAGTTGGAGGTATTTCGAGCCACAAATTCAACTGTGATCAGAGATTACAACCAAGGCTGCTGCAGCCCTGACCCACCCATAGATCACAGTTTCTGATTCAGCTGTGTAATGAAAGAGAGAGCTGCCAGTGTAAGATGCGCTCTAGCAATGTACAGCTTGTGCTTCAGCCGAGTACGCACAGTTCAGCCATTTTTCTGAATTATGTATGAGATAAAATCATTTGCAAAAACGATGGAGAGGCCTTCCAATAAGCCccacttttaaaatattaaacaatattCCCAAGAGAGCCTGCAAAGCGATGcgtacccagcttaattagataTATTCAGAACACCTCCAAACTAGTAAATGGGGCAGTTGCAAATGAAGAATTTTGAACAGAGATCTGCAGAAGAAGGAAGTGGTTCTCCATCTGTGACATCTAAGTAGTTATAGGCTACCAAGCGAAGGAGCTCAAGATTCCTTATGGCAATAACCTGGCTGGAGGCAGCAGAGGCAAGGCGGCCTTCACAGCGCCACACACCACTGCTCACCTCGCCACCTCCAAGATCAGCAGAGTGTTTCCGGCAGAGCTGCTCTGCGACTGTGCTGGGCCCCCTCTTCATCAGGTACAACAGAAGTGGCTCCTAAAGGAGcacttccctctgccccccatcCAGCCTCCGGACATCTTCAGACAAAGCTCCCTAGAAATCCACCCCTTTTCCACACACCCCTTCTTGATCTGGGGCCAGACCAAAAGCAAACAAGATGCTAGAGATTATCTAGCCCTGGCATAATTAACCGACGACAAAACATCCAGATGCGTGCAAGCTCCTCGTTCCAAGGGTTTCCTATGTCTGTGGCTTCTTTTCAGCTTTCAGGGGGCCGGTTGGAGAGATTAATGTTGGTGTTTGTCCCCAAGGAGAAGCTGGAGTGCCCTGTTAAGGGCTGGACACGCAAGAACAGCTGTCCGGGATCAGACCAAGGATTCATTTAGCTTTGCACCTggtttcacacagtggctgacCAGGTGCCCCTTAGCAGCCCTACAAGCAGGACAGAAGCTAGTGCTGGCCCAttaccccccctcccaccagcaacACTGTGGAAGGGTCAAAAAGAGCCCTCATTGCCCCTTTGTGGCATCATCTCCTTCCTTAGCCACACCCTGCTTATGGGATGGGATGCAGGGGAAGCGTTCCTTATCACTGCCTCCATCATTGGGCCACATTTGAATTAGAGGGGATGACAGAGACTTCCTGTCCCTTCTTCTCCTCTGCCTGTCAGGCTTGATGAGTTCCACCTAAACCCAACTGCAGTCTTCTTTGGGGCACATATCACCATCTTTGAGGTTTTGGTATTCCACAAATAGGTTTACAAGCTTAATCAAAGTTCTATCCATGGATTGCACAACGCTCATTTGGAAAGCATGGTCATTTTATATAAGGCTTGAAACATTTTAATAGGCTTCAAGCCTTATATAAAAGCCACTCGGCTTCAGACCCATGCAAAAAGAACGAAGGTATGTCTGAAGCAGCATTTCTACTTACGGGGTTTCCAGCATGACTCGGCAAACACTGGCCATGGTGCTTAAGCAGTCTGTGGTATTTTCGATGGGTAaatttttattctgtaaacacaGGGGGAAAGGAGTTACTGAAGTGCAGAGGATTCTAGAGTTTACTGGCTTGTTCTAAGAGCAAGACAGATTATTATTACCTTCACTGTGTTGATGAGGCGGCTGAGAAATAGGTCAAGGGAATTATACAACACACATTCACCTTTAAACAGTCAACTGAGCAGGTTTTTATAGCCTAGTCATGCAACGTTGATGCCCTCGTTGGCAAGCTGGCTATTAAATGATATATTCCCCTCTCCATGAGCGTCAATTACTGGAGAGGGCACAGCAGGAATTTGGGACACACATATTTGAATGTACTTTATACTGTCAGACCACTGGCTTGTTTAGTTCGGTACTGTCTACTAGGAAGGTCAGCGGCTTTTTCTCAATTGCTGCTACTATCTTTTAAGAGGAGACTGAACCAGGAAACTTCTTCATGGAAAACAGAGGTTTTGCCAATGAACTGCAGCCCTTCCATAAACTGGAGTGATTCTGAATTTTTGAGTTTCTGGAGGCTTTGCCCTTGAACTTGAGTGCAAGCGTATCCTCAATTATGCGGTTGTTGACCTCCAGCAGGATCATGCCGATGGCTGCGGGTGGGACGAGATGAGGAGGGGTACGGAAGCCaggcggggaggggaggaggggcaagggggggaaagagaaacCGCCTAGACAAGAATCACACCACACCGGGGACCTGCCCGACTCCAACCATTTCCGCCACAGGGCCCCCCAATTTTTGTGAAGGCTTGACAAGATTACCCATCCTATCCCAGATCCTATCCCACTAAGCCTGGGAGCTCCAAATTCTACAACGTTCCAAATTTTTGACTGGTATACTTCACAGAAAGTGAATAACGAGATTCACATAAAATTCTCTAAGGCAGAGACTCCGTGGCAGTACATGCATTacctctgcaaagcaaacttgccATTTCAGGAAAGTTACCATCCCTAGGAGAGACTGTTTGTGCATTTACCTCTGAAACAAATTTTGTTGTGGCATCGCTTAAGGTTTTCAGCATCGGCGTTGCTTCAGCGTAAAATAAAGACATTCTGTTGGCCAACTCGTTGTTTACTTCGTTTTCCCCTTCTGCCTACCAAAACAGAGAAGACAAAAGACCCCAGTCTTCACTGGTTTTGAATAAATGGATGAGTGGGGAAAGGATGATAAAGAAGCACTTTATTCACTTGAACTAGGAGGTTACCTACTGGAACATTATTGATTCTCATACGACTCAAGGTTCTTCTGTAATAGCTGAAATCATTCTGTATAGCGGGATTTGTCATCTGGAAGTAAGAAAATAAGTATATTTTATCTAATCAACATTTCAATTTAGATATCCTGTCTCATCCGGGGCGGGGGGTGTCTTAAGACTCCACAAGTCTGAAATGGTGCAAAAGTTAAGCGTTGTTTGAGCCTTTCCAAAGAATTTCATACATACAAATCCTACTTTGAGAGCACTAGTGAACTTGAAATCAAGAGTGACCGGCAAAGAACACTTGTCAAAACATTGCACTGGATTAGGAGTCTAGGATCTGGCCTTATATAGTATTATGCTGGGGCCAGATTTTCAATAGTTGGGACACTGGATCAAATCAGGCAACAATGGAAGATCACGGATCTCTGTttatttctaaaaaaaacccaatgaaaTTGAATGGGGCTCCAATTCACACTGGGGCCAGAGGGGAGGCACGGGTCAAACGCTTGCATCCCTGCCTGGTTTggctgttcattttttttttcatttagaagTATAACACAATGTTGCAGGGGGCTGCTCTGATTAGCAAAACCAGGAGGGAACATGGAGAGTCATGATCCCAGCTGCTTCGTGAAACAGACTCCAAAAATTCAAACACCAAGACAGCGAGTGATGTACCAAATAGTACTTGGTAGGAGCAGCCAGTCTTGGCTACATACCAGTAACTACCGCCAATGGGGCAGGAAGCTCAGGGGCATGATGATGGTGTAGCTGCACTACCCAGTGCAAAGACCTTTAGCAGCTTTTGCCAGTTAACAGACCTGCACAAGTCAGTAGACTGGATTTAGTACCTTCCTCCACTAGGTGTTGCTCAACAACGGAGGCTAACATGTCCCCTAGGAATTCCCCGCCAGCCTGACCAAGGTCTGATGAGTGAACAAGTATCTCAGTGAGTCAGAGATGCTTCGTGCCCATCCAAATGGGCAAGCACCATTAATAAATtatttattcaggagggcatttttgtaAAGCTAAAAGGGCTGTAATATAATGGAATTGTATAGCGTGCCTTGCTCTTACCTCGCTGTCTTCAGCttttaatttctgcattgtttatgatGTTATCACAGCTGatacctttttcttttgcatcatttTTCTCACTTTGTAATCCCagtcctattgcactgtttatttgatatcttatgctgtctgattgcacTGTTCATAGTCTGTGAtttgcctcgagtctcagtgagtcAGAATGTCAAGTAAATAAGCAAGGAAAATATTCTGCACTTACCTTCAGCTCGTCAAACCGGAGTGTGAAGTGAAGGATTTCTGCAAACTGCTTGGCAAGAGCCTGCTCTCGCTCCAGGTGCTGCGTGGGAGAATACGGGGTGCTCGTCAGGGCCCCAAGAAGACCTCGTAATGCAGCTTCTACATGGAAACAGGGGAAGCAAGGGCGCCTATAGAACAGCATCAATATATCAAACATCCTGGAGCATTAAACGGCTACAAAAAGTGGGACACAAGTATATACTGGGTATCGTAAGTTCAGAGGCCAAAGAAAATAATCTTGctcacagtagaaaagagcaagagtccagtagcacctataagactaacaaaatttgtggta is a genomic window containing:
- the CYRIB gene encoding CYFIP-related Rac1 interactor B; the protein is MGNLLKVLTCTDLEQGPNFFLDFENAQPTESEKEIYNQVNVVLKDAEGILEDLQSYRGAGHEIREAIQHPSDERLQEKAWGAVVPLVGKLKKFYEFSQRLEAALRGLLGALTSTPYSPTQHLEREQALAKQFAEILHFTLRFDELKMTNPAIQNDFSYYRRTLSRMRINNVPAEGENEVNNELANRMSLFYAEATPMLKTLSDATTKFVSENKNLPIENTTDCLSTMASVCRVMLETPEYRSRFTNEETVSFCLRVMVGVIILYDHVHPVGAFAKTSKIDMKGCIKVLKDQPPNSVEGLLNALRYTTKHLNDETTSKQIKSMLQ